The bacterium BMS3Abin02 genome window below encodes:
- the rph gene encoding ribonuclease PH, whose translation MASRERPVDELRPVRITQGYTEMTPGSVLIEMGRTRVLCTASIEEKVPHWMRGSKKGWVTAEYGMLPGSSSERIRRDNYSGGRSKEISRLIGRSMRSVVRLEAMSEMMMRIDCDVLQADGGTRCAAITGAWIAMHDAFEEAVANGALRESPIIDRVAAVSVGIVDGEPRLDLEYADDVAADVDMNVVMTGRGLLVEVQGTAEGAPFSRADLNDLLDLADAGIAELLDLQRQAAEA comes from the coding sequence GTGGCATCGAGAGAACGTCCCGTCGACGAGTTGCGCCCGGTGAGGATCACTCAGGGGTACACGGAGATGACCCCGGGTTCGGTCCTCATCGAGATGGGACGGACCCGCGTTCTCTGTACCGCATCGATCGAAGAGAAAGTGCCTCACTGGATGCGAGGAAGCAAGAAGGGCTGGGTCACGGCCGAATACGGGATGCTGCCCGGGTCCAGCAGTGAGCGCATCAGGCGAGACAACTACTCGGGTGGACGATCGAAGGAGATCTCGCGACTGATCGGCCGCTCGATGCGTTCGGTGGTTCGTCTCGAAGCCATGTCCGAGATGATGATGCGTATCGATTGCGACGTGCTCCAGGCCGACGGCGGAACCCGATGCGCCGCGATCACCGGAGCATGGATTGCCATGCACGACGCCTTCGAAGAGGCCGTCGCCAATGGGGCGTTGCGCGAGAGTCCGATCATCGATCGGGTTGCCGCCGTCTCCGTCGGTATCGTGGATGGGGAACCCCGGCTCGACCTCGAGTACGCGGACGATGTCGCCGCCGACGTGGACATGAACGTCGTGATGACCGGCAGGGGTCTGCTCGTGGAGGTCCAAGGTACCGCAGAGGGGGCACCGTTCTCTCGCGCCGATTTGAACGACCTGCTCGACCTCGCAGACGCCGGGATCGCCGAACTGCTCGACCTGCAGCGCCAGGCGGCAGAGGCGTGA